Sequence from the Primulina huaijiensis isolate GDHJ02 chromosome 16, ASM1229523v2, whole genome shotgun sequence genome:
AGCGCGTGTCCGTTGAAACCCTCTCAGATCTCCCCGATGTCGTCTGCTTCGATTGCAAGAACGGCTTCGTGGAATCCATTTCCGATGACCACACTCTCGGAAACTCGTTAGTCCAGGTTCTACGCCTTATCACCCAAACCGCGCTTGAGGACAACGGGTCACCTCGCCCACCTTCGGAGCCATCGGAGGAAGATTATCTTCGCATCGAGCTCGATGGATGGGATAACGACGATGATGAAGACGACGACGATGAGCAATCAGTCGAAGTCATTCACGAGGACGAGATTGATAATCGGGATCACTACCCCGAACATGGCTCGAATGATGCGGAAAACGAATTAGCTGAGCCGCGTGGAGAAGATGAAGCGGATGAAATGCTCAGAAGACGGCGAGAGTTGCTTCGGCTGCGGCTTAGGGATTTTGCAACGCGAGCCGCCAGCCGACCCAATAGAATCCTCGATTGGGCAGAGATTTTAATGGTTATGGAGCACCATCCATTTGATTTGAGATTACATGTTCCTGAATCCGAAACGTATGTAGGGAATCCTAGGGATTACGTGGATGCTGCTGGGTATGAAGTCTCGCTTCAGAATCTAGCGGACAGTGATACCGGAGGGAGGCGTGGAGCACCGCCAGCTGCAAAATGGGTGGTCGATATATTAGAGAGTGTATCGATTCGGAAGAAAGAGGAAACACTTACGTGTTCTATATGTAAAGATTTGGTGAATGCTGGTGAAAGTGCGAAGAAA
This genomic interval carries:
- the LOC140961869 gene encoding E3 ubiquitin-protein ligase CIP8-like; translation: MAESLSNQTPTPNQLPSGSNSSQPQHWCYPCNKRVSVETLSDLPDVVCFDCKNGFVESISDDHTLGNSLVQVLRLITQTALEDNGSPRPPSEPSEEDYLRIELDGWDNDDDEDDDDEQSVEVIHEDEIDNRDHYPEHGSNDAENELAEPRGEDEADEMLRRRRELLRLRLRDFATRAASRPNRILDWAEILMVMEHHPFDLRLHVPESETYVGNPRDYVDAAGYEVSLQNLADSDTGGRRGAPPAAKWVVDILESVSIRKKEETLTCSICKDLVNAGESAKKLPCGHLYHGECILTWLGSRNSCPVCRFELPTDDTEYEEERKKRVAAAGLRTVSSSSSGSGASRPNAAFD